The segment CGCCAACACCTACCTCTACACGTCGCGCGCGCTGACGTACTTCGACCTTGCGCGCGGGTCGACTCTCGTCAAGGCTCTGGAGAGCATCGAGGCGCGGACGCTGCTGATCTCGTTCAGCTCCGACTGGCTCTACCCGCCGACCGCCAGCCTGGAGATCGAGGCGGCGCTGACGGAGCTCGGCAAGCCGGTCGAGTGCCACGTGATCGACGCTCCGTACGGCCACGACTGCTTCCTGCTCGAAGAGGCCCGCCAAACGCCGATAGTCCGGAGATTCCTGAACCGATGAGCCGACCAGAAGAGCCGCACGAGTTCGGCTTCGAAACCCGCCAGCTGCACGCCGGCCAGCGGCCCGACCCGAACACCGGCGCCCGCGCGGTGCCGATCTTCCAGACCACCAGCTACGTCTTCGAGGACCCGGAGTCCGCCGCGGCGTACTTCAATCTGCAGGAGTACGGCAACACGTACTCGCGGATCATGAACCCGACGACCGCGGTGTTCGAGGAGCGGGTGGCGAACCTGGAGGGCGGCAGCGGCGCGGTCGCCTTCGCCAGTGGCATCGCCGCGCAGGCCGCCGCCCTGTTCACGCTGCTCGAGCCGGGTGACCACGTGGTGGCGTCGTCGGCGCTCTACGGCGGCACGGTCAACCAGCTCAAACACCTGCTGCGCAAGATGAACGTGGAGCTGACCTGGGTCGACCCGGACGACGCGGAGGCCTGGCGCAAGGCGGTCCGGGCCACCACCAAGGCGTTCTTCGGCGAGACCATCGGCAACCCGGCCGGCAACGTCCTGGACATCGAGACGGTCGCCGGGATCGCCCACGAGCACCGGCTGCCGCTGATCGTGGACAACACGTTCGCCACGCCGTACCTGTGCCGGCCGATCGAGTGGGGCGCCGACATCGTGGTGCACTCGGCGACCAAGTTCATCGGCGGGCACGGCACGAGCATC is part of the Actinoplanes sp. NBC_00393 genome and harbors:
- a CDS encoding O-acetylhomoserine aminocarboxypropyltransferase/cysteine synthase family protein, whose translation is MSRPEEPHEFGFETRQLHAGQRPDPNTGARAVPIFQTTSYVFEDPESAAAYFNLQEYGNTYSRIMNPTTAVFEERVANLEGGSGAVAFASGIAAQAAALFTLLEPGDHVVASSALYGGTVNQLKHLLRKMNVELTWVDPDDAEAWRKAVRATTKAFFGETIGNPAGNVLDIETVAGIAHEHRLPLIVDNTFATPYLCRPIEWGADIVVHSATKFIGGHGTSIGGVVVEAGTFDWSNGRFPVVADPSPAYHGLKFHETFGTYGYLMKLRAETLRDLGGALSPFNAFLFLQGLETLSLRMERHVANAVRIAEFLEGHPLASNVSYPGLPNSRYRPLTDKYLKDGAGAVFSFDVSGGRQGGQDLIRGVRLWSHLANVGDAKSLIIHPASTTHRQLGDDELRAAGVGPGTVRLSVGTESVQDLIWDLEQAFREVAR